The Rhizobium sp. CCGE531 genomic sequence CAGAAGCATGAAGAAGATCAAGGTCGCTAACCCCGTTGCCGATCTCGATGGCGACGAAATGACTCGCATCATCTGGCAGCTCATCAAAGAAAAACTGATCTTCCCCTACCTCGACATCGATATCGATTACTACGACCTCTCGGTCGAAAACCGCGACGCCACCAACGACCAGGTGACCGTCGATGCCGCCAATGCCATCAAGAAGTACGGCGTCGGCATCAAGTGCGCGACGATCACGCCGGATGAAGCCCGCGTGAAGGAATTCAACCTCAAGGAAATGTGGAAGAGCCCGAACGGCACGATCCGCAACATCCTCGGCGGCGTCATCTTCCGCGAGCCGATCATCTGCAAGAACGTTCCGCGCCTGGTTCCGGGCTGGACCCAGCCGATCGTCGTCGGCCGCCACGCTTTCGGCGACCAGTACCGCGCCACTGACTTCAAGTTCCCCGGCAAGGGCAAGCTGACCATCAAGTTCGTCGGCGAAGACGGCACGGTCATCGAGAAGGAAGTCTTCAACGCTCCTGGCGCCGGCGTTGCCATGGCCATGTACAACCTCGACGAGTCGATCCGCGAATTCGCCCGCGCCTCGATGATGTACGGCCTGATGCGCAAGTGGCCGGTCTACCTCTCGACCAAGAACACCATCCTCAAGGCCTATGACGGCCGCTTCAAGGACATCTTCGAAGAAGTCTACCAGGCCGAATTCAAGGCTCAGTTCGACGAAGCCGGCATCACCTACGAACACCGCCTGATCGACGACATGGTCGCCTCCGCCCTGAAGTGGTCCGGCGGCTATGTCTGGGCCTGCAAGAACTACGACGGCGACGTCCAGTCCGACACGGTCGCCCAGGGCTTCGGCTCGCTCGGCCTGATGACCTCGGTTCTCTTGACGCCGGATGGCAAGACGGTCGAAGCCGAAGCCGCGCACGGCACGGTGACCCGTCACTACCGCCAGCACCAGAAGGGCCAGGAAACGTCCACGAACTCGATCGCCTCGATCTTCGCCTGGACCCGTGGTCTCGCCCACCGCGCCAAGCTCGACGATAATGCCGAACTTGCGAAGTTCGCCGTAACGCTTGAGAAGGTCTGCGTCGATACCGTCGAAGCCGGCTTCATGACCAAGGATCTGGCACTGCTCATCGGCCCGGATCAGCCGTGGCTGTCGACCACCGCCTTCCTCGACAAGATCGACGAGAACCTCCAGAAGGCGATGGCTGCCTAAGCCTCGCCGACATCGGAACCAGAG encodes the following:
- a CDS encoding NADP-dependent isocitrate dehydrogenase; protein product: MKKIKVANPVADLDGDEMTRIIWQLIKEKLIFPYLDIDIDYYDLSVENRDATNDQVTVDAANAIKKYGVGIKCATITPDEARVKEFNLKEMWKSPNGTIRNILGGVIFREPIICKNVPRLVPGWTQPIVVGRHAFGDQYRATDFKFPGKGKLTIKFVGEDGTVIEKEVFNAPGAGVAMAMYNLDESIREFARASMMYGLMRKWPVYLSTKNTILKAYDGRFKDIFEEVYQAEFKAQFDEAGITYEHRLIDDMVASALKWSGGYVWACKNYDGDVQSDTVAQGFGSLGLMTSVLLTPDGKTVEAEAAHGTVTRHYRQHQKGQETSTNSIASIFAWTRGLAHRAKLDDNAELAKFAVTLEKVCVDTVEAGFMTKDLALLIGPDQPWLSTTAFLDKIDENLQKAMAA